GCGGCGAAACCTTCCTTGACGATCAGGCTCTGCGGCCCGCGCGGCTTCTGCGCCGGCGTCGACCGCGCCATCCAGATCGTCGTGCTGGCGCTGAAATCCTATGGCGCGCCGGTCTATGTGCGCCACGAGATCGTCCACAATCGTTATGTCGTCGAGGGGCTGGAGGCCAAGGGTGCCGTGTTCGTCGAGGAACTGGACGAGATCCCGGCCGAGCATCGCGCCCAGCCGGTGGTCTTCTCCGCCCATGGCGTGCCGAAATCGGTGCCGGAGGATGCGGCGAGCCGCAACCTCTTCTATCTCGACGCCACCTGCCCGCTGGTCTCCAAGGTCCACAAGCAGGCGATGCGCCACAATCGACTTGGCCGCCACGTTGTCCTCATCGGTCATGCCGGTCATCCGGAAGTGATCGGCACGATGGGGCAATTGCCGGAAGGCGCGGTTTCGCTGATCGAGACGATCGAGGATGCCGACGCCTACGCCCCGGCCGATCCCGACAATCTCGGCTATGTCACTCAGACGACGCTGTCGGTCGACGATACGGCCGGCGTCATCGCCCGCCTGCAGGAACGCTTTCCCAACCTGACTGCGCCGGCGGCGGATTCGATCTGTTATGCCACGACCAACCGTCAGGAAGTGGTGAAGCAGGCGGCCCCCGGCTGCGATCTCTTCATCATCGTCGGTGCGCCGAACTCGTCCAATTCCAAGCGCCTCGTCGAAGTGGCGCTGAGGGCAGGGGCGAAGAAATCGATCCTGGTGCAGCGGGCCGCCGAGCTCGACTGGGAGGAGATCGGCGCGATTTCGACGCTCGGCCTTTCCGCCGGCGCCTCGGCGCCTGAAGTCATCGTCAACGAGATCATCGAAGCCTTCCGCGCCCGCTTCGATGCCCGCGTCGAGCTGGCCGAGACGGTGCAGGAAACCGAAAACTTCCTGGTCAATCGCGAATTGCGCAGCATCGAGCTGACGACGGCCGACATGGCCTTCGTCAACGGCTAGGCCGCCATCGCGTCCCGGGTCATCCATCATCCATCATACAGAGACGAGACCTCACTTGGCAGTCTATACCGATATCGCCGAAGACGATCTGAAATGGTTCCTGACGGAATATGATGTAGGCACGCTGCTCTCCTATAAGGGCATCGCCGAAGGCGTCGAAAACTCCAATTTCCTGCTGCATACCTCGAAGGCGCCGCTGATCCTGACGCTTTATGAGAAGCGCGTGGAAAAGAGCGACCTGCCGTTTTTCCTCGGCCTGATGCAGCATCTCTCTGCCCGCGGCCTCTCCTGTCCGCTGCCGTTGCCGCGGCGCGACGGCGCGCTGCTCGGCTCGCTCTCCGGCCGCCCGGCGGCGCTGATTTCCTTCCTCGAAGGCATGTGGCTGAGAAAGCCGGAGGCGAAGCATTGCCGCGAGGTCGGCAGGGCGCTGGCCGAAATGCACGTGGCCGGCGAGGGCTTCGAGCTGAAACGTCCGAACGCGCTTTCCCTCGATGGCTGGCGGGGGCTCTGGGAGAAATCCGAGGCGCGCGCCGATGAAGTCGAATCTGGCCTGCAGGGCGAGATCCGCAACGAGCTCGATTTTCTTGCCGCCGCCTGGCCGAAGAGCCTGCCTTCCGGCGTCATCCATGCCGACCTCTTTCCTGACAACGTCTTCTTCCTCGGCGACGAGCTCTCCGGCCTGATCGATTTCTATTTCGCCTGCAACGACCTGCTCGCCTATGACGTCTCGATCTGCCTGAACGCCTGGTGCTTCGAGAAGGATGGCGCCTACAACATCACCAAGGGCATGGCGATGCTCGAGGGTTATCAGAGTGTCAGACCGTTGAGCGGTGAAGAAATCGCCGCCCTTCCGCTGCTCGCGCGCGGCTCGGCGCTGCGCTTCTTCCTGACGCGACTCTATGACTGGCTGATGACGCCGGAAGGCGCCATGGTCACCAAGAAGGATCCGCTCGAATATCTGCACAAGTTGCGGTTCCACCGCCAGATCGGCTCAGCCGCAGAATACGGGTTGAGCCTATGAAACACGTCGATATCTTCACCGACGGCGCATGCTCCGGCAATCCCGGTCCCGGCGGCTGGGGCGCGGTGCTGCGCTACGGCGAGGTCGAAAAGGAGCTCTGCGGCGGCGAGGCGGAGACGACCAACAATCGCATGGAGCTGATGGCGGCGATCTCGGCGTTGCAGGCCCTGAAGAGCCCTTGCGAAGTCGACCTCTATACCGACAGCGCCTATGTCAAGGACGGCATCTCCAAGTGGATTTTCGGCTGGAAGAAAAACGGCTGGAAGACATCGGACAAGAAGCCGGTAAAGAATGCCGAGCTCTGGCAGGCGCTGGAGGAAGCCCGCAACCGCCATAAGGTGACGCTGCACTGGGTCAAGGGCCACGCCGGCCATCCGGAAAACGAACGCGCGGATGAACTTGCGCGCCGGGGCATGGAGCCGTTCAAGAAGGGCAAGGCGGTTTCCTTTTAGGGGTATGACGGCTGCCCCTCACCAACTACCGTATATTGCAGGCCGAGACCGTTTTCGTTCGGGAGGCAAGAGTGTCATCTATTCCAACGACAGTCGAATTGAGCTCAACGATCGATCGCATGGAGGACATCTATCGTCGTCACGGAGAAGCCGGCGCTCTTTTCGATGCCTATGAGAAGCTGTGTCAGCGTTTCGAACGGGATTTGGCGGACGAGCGCGATGTGTTGCTCAGCAAAGGGGCAGCGCTGATGATGATCAAATATTGGCTCGAAGAGACAGGGTCGAATTCTGTGCGCGGTTGAAGGAGGGACGGTTTACGCGTTCATCCTGCGGCCGCGATGCGGAAGACCGATAACAGGCGGATTGCGTCTCCTTGCGCTCCCTCGAACTTGCACGGGTGAAAGATGATGCGGCGTTGCCACGAGTCCCCTTCTCCCCAGCGCGGAGAAGATGCCGGCAGGCAGATGAGGGGGTGAGCGGCTGAGCCGCGAATTCGGGCCACCAACCGGGGTCGAGCCGCGGGTCTCGACCCGTCCTTCGGCCCCCCGCTGGGGAGAAGAGGGAGCAAGCAGCGGTATTTTCACCCCACCTATTGCCGCACCGCCGCCCCCTGGATCAGCCGATGCAGATATTCGAGCTTGGCCACGACGGGTGAGGACAGAACGAAGGGGTAGGAATCCGGCTGGCCCATGCTGCGCTGGATGGCGTTGATCGCGATGCTGAGCGGCACCCAGGCGCTGACGAGCTGCTCGGCGCTCTTCGCCCTGTAGGGAAGGAAATCGACCTCGCCTGCTATTTCCTCATGGCCGCGCGGATCGATGGCGATGCCGAAGGCGCGGGCCGTCTCCAGTGTGTCGACGATATGGAGGTAATGCGCGAAGCATTCGGCGAAATCCTCCCAGGGATGCGACGCGGCATAGGCGCTGATGAAATTATCCTGCCATCCCAAAGGCGGGCCGCCGGCATAGTGTTTTTGCAGCGCGGCCGTATAATCCTGCCGCTCGTCGCCGAAGACGGCGCGGAAATCGTCGAGGCCGTTCTGATCGCGCACCAGCTTGTTCCAGATGAAATGGCCGGTCTCGTGGCGGAAATGGCCGAGCAGCGTGCGATAGGGCTCGTTCATCGAGCTGCGCGCCTGTTCGCGGGTGGCGTCGTCGGCCTCGGCGGCGCGAATGGTGATCAGGCCTTCCTCATGGCCGGTCATGGCGGGCACGATATTACCGTTGCCCTGCAGGGAATCTTCGAGAAAATCAAAGACCAGGCCGCCCTGCGGGTCTTGGCCGCGATCGGGATGCGGCAGCTTCCAGCGCAACAGCGAATAAAAGAGATGACGCTGCGCCTGTCCGATGCGCCGCCAGCGGTCGATGCCGTCCTGGGTGTCGGAATTCGGAACCAGCCGGTTGTGGCGGCAGGCGGTGCAGAATTCACTGTCGCTGTCGCCCTCCACCAGCCAGTTGCAGATGTCGAGGCCGGAATTGGCGCAGAAGCGCACGTGCCGGTCGGAATCGGATACGAGCTGCCAGACCGTCTCATCACGCGGCTCCAGCGCATGCATGGCGAGGTCGCCGGGCAGGAAGCCGAGGCGATGGTTGCAGCGCACGCACCGGCGATTGTCGAAGTGGACGACCTGGTCGCAATTGTCGCAGGCAAAGAGTTTCATCGGACCGTTCTCTGCAAGGCAGCGGCGAATTAAAATGCCCGCTGCGCGCGTGCGCAGCAGGCATGGTTGAGGGCTGAGCTGGTGGTTCAGAGCCGGTCGACGGCGCCTTTGAGCTTGTCCTTGACCTTGCCGGCTGCGACCTGTCCCTTGCCCTTGGCTTCCTGGACGTCGCCCTCGGCCTGCATGTCGCGATTGCCCGTGGCCTTGCCGGCGGCCTGCTTGGTCTTGCCGGCAATTTCGTTTGCCTTGCCTGAAATCTTGTCGCTGGTGCTACCCATCTGTGATGTCTCCATACTCGGCGCCGGACCTCTCGTCCGCGCGGGAAGGGAACGTCACTCGCGCCTATTCGTTCCCGCGGCCGTCAGGGAGCAGCGACCGTCAGGCGAGCAGCGACCGTCAGGCGTGGCCGGCCTCGGCCGAAAGCATGGCGGCGTTGATGCCCATGCCGGCGAGCGCCCGCTCGTATTTGTCATCGAGGTTGCGATCGAAAATCAGTTCCTCGTTGGCGGGGCAGGTGAGCCAGCCATTGTTGGCGACCTCGTTTTCGAGCTGACCGGCTGCCCAGGAGGAATAGCCAAGCAGCATGGTCGCGCGCTTCGGCCCTGCGCCCTTGGAGATGGCACGCACGATGTCGAGCGTCGCCGTCAGGCAGATGTCGTCGCTGACCGGGATCGAGGAGTCGCTGGCGTAATCGTCCGAATGCAGCACGAAGCCGCGGCCGCTCTCCACCGGGCCGCCCGTCTGGATCGGGAAATCGCGGGCCCGCTGCGGCAGCACGATCGGTTCTTCCTGCTTGATCATGTCGAGATGCAAGAGCACATCGGTGAAGGTGAGGCTCTG
This DNA window, taken from Rhizobium etli CFN 42, encodes the following:
- the ispH gene encoding 4-hydroxy-3-methylbut-2-enyl diphosphate reductase, giving the protein MNIAAKPSLTIRLCGPRGFCAGVDRAIQIVVLALKSYGAPVYVRHEIVHNRYVVEGLEAKGAVFVEELDEIPAEHRAQPVVFSAHGVPKSVPEDAASRNLFYLDATCPLVSKVHKQAMRHNRLGRHVVLIGHAGHPEVIGTMGQLPEGAVSLIETIEDADAYAPADPDNLGYVTQTTLSVDDTAGVIARLQERFPNLTAPAADSICYATTNRQEVVKQAAPGCDLFIIVGAPNSSNSKRLVEVALRAGAKKSILVQRAAELDWEEIGAISTLGLSAGASAPEVIVNEIIEAFRARFDARVELAETVQETENFLVNRELRSIELTTADMAFVNG
- a CDS encoding homoserine kinase, which codes for MAVYTDIAEDDLKWFLTEYDVGTLLSYKGIAEGVENSNFLLHTSKAPLILTLYEKRVEKSDLPFFLGLMQHLSARGLSCPLPLPRRDGALLGSLSGRPAALISFLEGMWLRKPEAKHCREVGRALAEMHVAGEGFELKRPNALSLDGWRGLWEKSEARADEVESGLQGEIRNELDFLAAAWPKSLPSGVIHADLFPDNVFFLGDELSGLIDFYFACNDLLAYDVSICLNAWCFEKDGAYNITKGMAMLEGYQSVRPLSGEEIAALPLLARGSALRFFLTRLYDWLMTPEGAMVTKKDPLEYLHKLRFHRQIGSAAEYGLSL
- the rnhA gene encoding ribonuclease HI, which translates into the protein MKHVDIFTDGACSGNPGPGGWGAVLRYGEVEKELCGGEAETTNNRMELMAAISALQALKSPCEVDLYTDSAYVKDGISKWIFGWKKNGWKTSDKKPVKNAELWQALEEARNRHKVTLHWVKGHAGHPENERADELARRGMEPFKKGKAVSF
- a CDS encoding zinc-binding metallopeptidase family protein — translated: MKLFACDNCDQVVHFDNRRCVRCNHRLGFLPGDLAMHALEPRDETVWQLVSDSDRHVRFCANSGLDICNWLVEGDSDSEFCTACRHNRLVPNSDTQDGIDRWRRIGQAQRHLFYSLLRWKLPHPDRGQDPQGGLVFDFLEDSLQGNGNIVPAMTGHEEGLITIRAAEADDATREQARSSMNEPYRTLLGHFRHETGHFIWNKLVRDQNGLDDFRAVFGDERQDYTAALQKHYAGGPPLGWQDNFISAYAASHPWEDFAECFAHYLHIVDTLETARAFGIAIDPRGHEEIAGEVDFLPYRAKSAEQLVSAWVPLSIAINAIQRSMGQPDSYPFVLSSPVVAKLEYLHRLIQGAAVRQ
- a CDS encoding CsbD family protein, giving the protein MGSTSDKISGKANEIAGKTKQAAGKATGNRDMQAEGDVQEAKGKGQVAAGKVKDKLKGAVDRL
- a CDS encoding YqgE/AlgH family protein; the protein is MSLSTLKNRRERGFFDGQFLIAMPGMEDRNFARTVIYICAHSDAGAMGFVINRPQSLTFTDVLLHLDMIKQEEPIVLPQRARDFPIQTGGPVESGRGFVLHSDDYASDSSIPVSDDICLTATLDIVRAISKGAGPKRATMLLGYSSWAAGQLENEVANNGWLTCPANEELIFDRNLDDKYERALAGMGINAAMLSAEAGHA